In a genomic window of Penaeus monodon isolate SGIC_2016 chromosome 27, NSTDA_Pmon_1, whole genome shotgun sequence:
- the LOC119590446 gene encoding uncharacterized protein LOC119590446 yields the protein MRYLQRASCGGVLSSEDLCGVVSHHCHQSYISSVLNISHFKTEKTEYRAVIKFLTLEREMVKEFTNTCVQYMGSVLPYATVKRWMQDFMVGGEALKDEPRNGIHSTVITQKNINKVHELVTENRRISIDEKEQEPGISHGSIVVIFHEHMHVNKISATCDETWIYLYDPENTRESMEWKYVGSSQKPKKFEA from the exons ATGCGTTATCTTCAGAGGGCTTCATGTGGTGGTGTATTATCTTCGGAGGACTTGTGTGGTGTGgtatcccaccactgccaccaat CATACATCAGCAGTGTACTTAATATCAGTCATTTCAAGACAGAGAAGACGGAGTACAGAGCAGTGATTAAGTTTCTCACATTGGAACGGGAAATGGTCAAAGAATTTACAAACACTTGTGTGCAGTATATGGGGAGTGTGCTCCCATATGCAACAGTCAAACGCTGGATGCAAGATTTCATGGTCGGGGGAGAGGCACTGAAAGACGAACCACGTAATGGCATACATTCAACCGTGATCacacagaaaaatattaataaagtccATGAACTTGTTACTGAAAACCGGCGAATTTCTATTGATGAGAAAGAGCAGGAACCAGGCATCTCCCATGGATCAATAGTGGTTATCTTCCATGaacatatgcatgtaaataagAT ATCAGCAACCTGTGATGAAACCTGGATATATTTATACGATCCAGAGAACACACGGGAATCGATGGAGTGGAAATACGTGGGGTCATCCCAAAAGCCCAAGAAGTTCGAGGCATAA